In Janthinobacterium rivuli, a single genomic region encodes these proteins:
- a CDS encoding DoxX family protein codes for MENRSNVLFPLGRAALGVLFFVSGLLKIGGFAGVAGYMASQGLPIANILLVGVIVLEVGGGLLLITGWQARWAALALALFLIPTTLIFHAFWSADAAHFQDQLTNFLKNLSIFGGMLLLVERGFRQAR; via the coding sequence ATGGAAAACAGAAGCAACGTATTGTTCCCCCTCGGCCGTGCCGCCCTTGGCGTGCTGTTCTTTGTCTCGGGCTTGCTGAAAATCGGCGGCTTTGCCGGTGTGGCCGGCTACATGGCCAGCCAGGGCTTGCCAATCGCCAATATCTTGCTGGTCGGCGTGATCGTGCTGGAAGTGGGCGGCGGCTTGCTCTTGATCACTGGCTGGCAGGCGCGCTGGGCGGCGCTGGCCCTGGCGCTGTTCCTGATCCCGACGACGCTCATCTTCCACGCCTTCTGGAGCGCCGATGCGGCCCACTTCCAGGACCAGCTGACGAACTTCCTGAAGAACCTGTCCATCTTCGGCGGCATGCTCTTGCTGGTGGAGCGCGGTTTTCGCCAGGCCAGGTAA
- a CDS encoding LysR family transcriptional regulator yields MLRLSLEALQIVDAIDRRGSFSSAGKELHKVPSTISYTVAKLEDDLGVQVFQRNGPKVMLTAAGQELLKEGRYLLKAAQDLEHRVRRVASGWETELSIGIDSMFSAVALADDVRAFYDVAQQTRLRLSQDTLSGTWEALLDRRADLLVGAPGDGPAGGGYIAQPIGMLDFVFAVAPTHPLAQVQEPLSRGHLQQHRAVVVADSARQMAPRTVGLLLGQDALSVPNMQVKFDYQVLGLGFGFLPGPCARAAIARGLLVEKAVEEPKPSETFYLAWRVGEDGAALRWWMARMREPDVFARLAQHLPGHSA; encoded by the coding sequence ATGTTAAGACTGAGCCTGGAAGCCTTGCAAATCGTCGACGCCATCGACCGCCGCGGTTCGTTCTCGTCGGCCGGCAAGGAATTGCATAAAGTCCCGTCCACCATTTCCTATACCGTGGCCAAGCTGGAAGACGACCTGGGCGTGCAGGTGTTCCAGCGCAATGGCCCGAAAGTCATGCTGACGGCGGCCGGCCAGGAATTGCTGAAAGAGGGCCGTTATCTGTTGAAGGCGGCGCAGGACCTCGAGCACCGCGTGCGCAGGGTGGCGTCCGGCTGGGAAACGGAATTGTCCATCGGCATCGATTCCATGTTTTCCGCCGTGGCCCTGGCCGATGACGTGCGCGCCTTTTACGACGTGGCGCAGCAGACGCGCCTGCGCCTGTCGCAAGACACGCTGTCGGGCACGTGGGAAGCGCTGCTGGACCGGCGCGCCGACTTGCTGGTGGGTGCGCCCGGCGACGGGCCGGCCGGCGGCGGCTATATCGCGCAGCCGATCGGCATGCTCGACTTCGTCTTTGCCGTGGCGCCCACGCATCCGCTGGCGCAGGTGCAGGAACCGTTGTCGCGCGGCCACCTGCAGCAGCACCGGGCCGTGGTGGTGGCCGATTCGGCGCGCCAGATGGCGCCGCGCACGGTGGGCTTGCTGCTGGGGCAGGATGCCTTGAGCGTGCCGAACATGCAGGTCAAGTTCGATTACCAGGTGCTGGGGCTGGGCTTTGGCTTCCTGCCGGGGCCGTGCGCGCGGGCCGCCATCGCGCGCGGCTTGCTGGTGGAAAAGGCCGTGGAAGAACCGAAACCGTCGGAAACGTTTTATCTGGCCTGGCGCGTGGGCGAGGATGGCGCCGCGCTGCGCTGGTGGATGGCGCGCATGCGCGAACCGGATGTGTTTGCCCGCCTGGCGCAGCATCTGCCGGGCCATTCGGCGTAG
- a CDS encoding LysR family transcriptional regulator yields MARQDINRAFEMAVFVAVVETGAFSAAARRLALTPSAVSKLVNRLEARLGARLLQRSTRQLHTTPEGDAFFVQCKRILDDIDGAEREASQGAAPRGRLRINCFVPFGVRHLLPILPEFARRYPDIVLDVVVSDAIVDLLEDRTDIAIRTGKLKESNLVARKLGEDAMVVVASPAYAARHGLPRTPQDLSSHNLLAFNFRCQNETWPFLDGAGGTLQVAPQGNTCVSDGESMRQLVLAGMGLGRFSRQHVLRDIERGDLFPVLQDYNPGDRELVHAVFVGPGLQVPARVRVMLDYLLEKVRLG; encoded by the coding sequence ATGGCCAGGCAAGACATCAACCGCGCGTTCGAGATGGCGGTGTTTGTGGCCGTGGTGGAAACGGGGGCCTTTTCCGCCGCCGCGCGCCGCCTGGCCTTGACGCCGTCCGCTGTCAGCAAGCTCGTCAATCGCCTGGAAGCGCGGCTGGGCGCCCGCTTGCTCCAGCGCAGCACGCGCCAGCTGCACACGACGCCCGAGGGCGACGCTTTCTTCGTGCAGTGCAAGCGCATCCTCGACGATATCGATGGCGCCGAGCGCGAAGCATCGCAGGGTGCGGCGCCGCGCGGACGCTTGCGCATCAACTGTTTCGTGCCGTTCGGCGTGCGCCATCTGCTGCCCATCCTGCCCGAGTTCGCGCGGCGCTATCCCGACATCGTGCTTGACGTCGTCGTCAGCGACGCCATCGTCGACTTGCTGGAAGACCGCACCGACATCGCCATCCGCACGGGCAAGTTGAAGGAATCGAACCTGGTGGCGCGCAAACTCGGCGAAGACGCGATGGTCGTGGTGGCGTCGCCCGCCTACGCGGCACGACACGGCCTGCCGCGCACGCCGCAGGATTTGTCCTCACATAATCTGCTGGCGTTCAATTTCCGCTGCCAGAACGAAACCTGGCCCTTCCTCGATGGCGCGGGCGGCACGCTGCAGGTGGCGCCGCAGGGCAATACCTGTGTCAGCGATGGCGAAAGCATGCGCCAGCTAGTGCTGGCCGGCATGGGACTGGGACGCTTTTCACGCCAGCACGTGCTGCGCGATATCGAGCGAGGCGATTTGTTCCCCGTGCTGCAGGACTACAATCCCGGCGACAGGGAACTCGTGCACGCCGTCTTCGTGGGACCGGGTTTGCAAGTACCGGCCAGGGTGCGCGTGATGCTTGATTACCTGCTGGAAAAGGTCAGGCTGGGGTGA
- a CDS encoding DUF4256 domain-containing protein, translating into MHDDLIHTLQTRFSQHMHRHPQWTWDKVLARLDAAPASLAVLQQMEDTGGEPDVIGHAGDTGAVTFCDCSAESPLGRRSLCFDAAALAARKANKPAGSAMAMAQTMGVTLLTQTQYRQLQDLEPFDRKTSSWIATPDSIRALGGALFCDRRYEQVFVYHNGADSYYASRGFRGLLTV; encoded by the coding sequence ATGCATGATGACTTGATCCACACCTTGCAAACCCGCTTCAGCCAGCACATGCACCGCCATCCGCAATGGACGTGGGACAAGGTGCTGGCGCGGCTGGACGCCGCTCCCGCCAGCCTGGCGGTATTGCAGCAAATGGAAGACACGGGCGGCGAACCGGACGTCATCGGGCACGCCGGCGACACGGGCGCCGTCACGTTTTGCGATTGCTCGGCAGAAAGTCCGCTCGGCCGGCGCAGCCTGTGTTTCGATGCGGCGGCCCTGGCCGCGCGCAAGGCCAACAAGCCGGCCGGCAGCGCCATGGCCATGGCGCAAACGATGGGAGTCACACTGCTGACGCAAACGCAGTACCGCCAGTTGCAGGATCTGGAGCCGTTCGACCGCAAAACCTCAAGCTGGATCGCGACGCCGGACAGCATCCGGGCGCTGGGCGGCGCCCTGTTTTGCGACCGGCGCTATGAGCAGGTCTTCGTCTACCACAATGGCGCCGACTCGTATTATGCGAGCCGGGGTTTCCGTGGGTTACTAACCGTCTGA
- a CDS encoding putative bifunctional diguanylate cyclase/phosphodiesterase, which produces MLEAKVALCLRLAQDAREQAGPQQAATLARLEEELERLRGASRPVVRVAPPDALLEIDPDGFLIGWNHGAEQMFGYSELEALGQHILFLYPEDDAEASVLELHFTQGDVATDVRRRKKSGMVTWLRMHRHVIHDQAGKACGMAVRLSAMSEPLSDVDKVRLHARIIEDSEQAVLITDAEERIVSINSSFSRITGYSPAEAIGRTPDLLRSGVHDPDFRAKVRAAMRGHGSWRGEIIGKRKNGELFPQDVTISVVRDEFGEISHVFSLFSDISVHKDAEARMQRMANYDSLTGLPNRCLLNQLVDQGLAEAKRQGTHGALMVIDISRIGSISDTLGHEVGDQLVIAIGQLFRGALRDADILARVDNSKFVVALLHIEKREHAANVAQKLLNLLEAPINIDAHALHVGASIGITVYPEDGLEAPALFRFADVAVAKAGQTIESTFLFYREDMNRRAKEHLRLESEMRLALGDKELELHYQPKVSLASGRIVGAEALLRWKHPMRGMVSPGLFIPVAEETSLILELGTWVLDEACRQIRNWEDRGLHMPAIAVNLSARQFDEQLPARIAAVLERYGVRPDQIMLEITESLLMRGADKVIDIMNQLVAMGLALALDDFGTGYSSLAYLKKFPISTLKIDRSFVIGLPFEENDCAIARAIVTMAQQLRQEIVAEGVETAEQMRFLRELGCDQLQGYLFSPAVTAAEFELMLDEGRQLRLEELA; this is translated from the coding sequence ATGCTTGAGGCGAAGGTTGCGCTGTGCCTGCGCCTGGCCCAGGATGCCCGAGAACAGGCGGGGCCGCAGCAGGCCGCCACCCTGGCGCGGCTGGAGGAGGAACTGGAGCGGCTGCGCGGCGCCAGCCGCCCCGTGGTGCGCGTGGCGCCTCCCGACGCCTTGCTGGAAATCGATCCCGACGGCTTTTTGATCGGCTGGAACCATGGCGCCGAACAGATGTTCGGCTATTCCGAACTGGAAGCGCTGGGCCAGCACATCCTGTTTTTGTATCCGGAAGACGACGCGGAAGCGAGCGTGCTGGAGTTGCATTTCACCCAGGGCGACGTGGCCACCGATGTGCGCCGGCGCAAGAAGTCGGGCATGGTGACGTGGTTGCGCATGCACCGCCACGTGATCCACGACCAGGCCGGCAAGGCCTGCGGCATGGCCGTGCGCCTGTCGGCCATGAGCGAGCCGCTGTCCGACGTGGACAAGGTGAGGTTGCACGCGCGCATCATCGAAGACAGCGAGCAAGCCGTGCTGATCACGGACGCGGAAGAGCGCATCGTCTCCATCAACAGTTCGTTTTCCCGCATCACAGGCTATTCGCCGGCCGAAGCCATCGGCCGCACGCCGGATTTGCTGCGCTCGGGCGTGCACGACCCGGATTTCCGCGCCAAGGTGCGCGCCGCCATGCGCGGGCACGGCTCCTGGCGCGGCGAAATCATCGGCAAGCGCAAGAATGGCGAACTGTTTCCGCAAGACGTCACCATCAGCGTCGTGCGCGACGAATTCGGCGAAATCAGCCACGTGTTTTCCCTGTTTTCCGATATCTCGGTGCACAAGGATGCCGAGGCGCGCATGCAGCGCATGGCCAACTACGACAGCCTGACGGGCTTGCCCAACCGCTGCCTGCTCAATCAATTGGTCGACCAGGGGCTGGCCGAAGCGAAACGCCAGGGCACGCATGGCGCGCTGATGGTCATCGACATCAGCCGCATCGGTTCCATCAGCGACACTCTGGGCCATGAAGTGGGCGACCAGCTGGTGATCGCCATCGGCCAGTTGTTCCGTGGCGCCCTGCGCGACGCCGACATCCTGGCGCGCGTCGACAACAGCAAGTTCGTCGTGGCCCTGCTGCATATCGAAAAGCGCGAACACGCGGCGAATGTGGCGCAAAAGCTGCTCAACCTGCTCGAGGCGCCGATCAATATCGATGCCCACGCGCTGCACGTGGGTGCCAGCATCGGCATCACCGTGTATCCGGAAGACGGCCTGGAAGCGCCGGCCCTGTTCCGTTTTGCCGACGTGGCCGTGGCCAAGGCGGGGCAGACGATCGAATCGACCTTCCTGTTTTACCGCGAAGACATGAACCGCCGGGCCAAGGAGCATTTGCGCCTGGAAAGCGAAATGCGGCTGGCCCTGGGCGACAAGGAGCTGGAATTGCATTACCAGCCGAAAGTGAGCCTGGCCAGCGGGCGCATCGTCGGCGCGGAAGCCTTGCTGCGCTGGAAGCATCCGATGCGCGGCATGGTCTCGCCCGGCCTCTTCATCCCCGTTGCCGAGGAAACCAGTTTGATCCTGGAACTGGGCACCTGGGTGCTGGACGAGGCCTGCCGCCAGATCCGCAACTGGGAAGACCGTGGCCTGCACATGCCGGCCATCGCCGTCAACCTGTCGGCGCGCCAGTTCGATGAACAGTTGCCGGCGCGCATAGCGGCCGTGCTGGAACGCTACGGCGTGCGGCCCGACCAGATCATGTTGGAAATCACGGAAAGCCTGCTGATGCGCGGCGCCGACAAGGTGATCGACATCATGAACCAGCTCGTGGCCATGGGCCTGGCACTGGCGCTGGACGACTTCGGCACCGGCTATTCCAGCCTGGCGTACCTGAAGAAATTCCCCATCAGTACCTTGAAAATCGATCGCTCGTTTGTCATCGGCTTGCCGTTCGAGGAAAACGATTGCGCCATCGCCCGCGCCATCGTCACCATGGCGCAGCAGCTGCGCCAGGAAATCGTCGCCGAAGGGGTGGAAACGGCCGAGCAGATGCGCTTCCTGCGCGAACTCGGCTGCGACCAGCTGCAAGGTTATCTGTTCAGCCCGGCCGTGACGGCGGCCGAGTTCGAGCTGATGCTCGACGAAGGCCGGCAGTTGCGGCTGGAAGAGCTGGCCTGA
- a CDS encoding pirin family protein, with protein sequence MLQIRHSEERGAANHGWLNSHHSFSFGSYHDPLHMGFGPLLVINEDRVTPGQGFGTHGHRDMEIISYVLDGALEHKDSMGTGSVLHYGDVQRMSAGSGVRHSEFNHSATDGLHFLQIWIQPNVTGIPPSYEEKHFTPDSKRGKLRLIASSDGRQGSVLIHQNAAIYASILQESEQAEHALDEGRLAYVHLIRGSLVVNGTPLKAGDALKLTQEAAVIITQPEDAEFLLFDLPK encoded by the coding sequence ATGTTACAGATTCGTCATAGCGAAGAACGCGGCGCAGCCAACCACGGCTGGCTCAATTCCCACCACAGCTTTTCCTTCGGCAGCTACCACGATCCGCTGCACATGGGCTTTGGGCCCCTGCTGGTGATCAATGAAGACCGGGTCACGCCTGGCCAGGGTTTCGGCACGCACGGCCACCGCGACATGGAAATCATTTCGTATGTGCTCGACGGCGCGCTGGAACACAAGGACAGCATGGGCACCGGTTCCGTCCTGCACTACGGCGATGTGCAGCGCATGAGCGCCGGCAGCGGCGTGCGCCACAGCGAGTTCAACCACTCGGCAACGGATGGCTTGCACTTCCTGCAGATCTGGATACAGCCGAACGTGACGGGCATTCCCCCCAGCTATGAAGAGAAACACTTCACGCCGGACAGCAAACGGGGCAAGCTGCGCTTGATCGCCTCCTCCGACGGCCGCCAGGGTTCGGTGCTGATCCACCAGAATGCGGCCATCTACGCCAGCATCCTGCAGGAAAGCGAACAGGCCGAACATGCGCTCGACGAAGGCCGCCTCGCCTATGTGCATCTGATCCGCGGCAGCCTGGTCGTCAACGGCACGCCCTTGAAAGCGGGCGATGCGCTGAAACTGACGCAGGAAGCGGCCGTGATCATCACTCAGCCGGAAGATGCGGAATTCCTGCTCTTCGACCTGCCTAAATAA